Proteins encoded in a region of the Schaalia hyovaginalis genome:
- the pheT gene encoding phenylalanine--tRNA ligase subunit beta — protein MPMVPISWLADHVEVPAGMDAAGLAAALVKVGLEEETIHPAKVTGPLVVGRVLTRVEETASNGKTVNYCRVDVGEHNDAPGTGKEPSELPSRGIICGAHNFEAGDLVVVSLPGAVLPGGFAIAARKTYGHISDGMICSARELGLGEDHDGIIVLDRVYPDREIPEPGSDLLGFLGLGEQTLEINITPDRGYCFSMRGVAREFSHSTGAAFTDPGLPGVLVTDVPEANAEGFPVEVDDAAPIKGRPGVDRFVTRIVRGIDPKAPTPRWMVERLEAAGMRSVSLAVDVTNYVMLDLGQPMHAYDLSALAAPIVVRRAKAGERLRTLDEVERDLDPEDLLITDSPEGPGSRIIGLAGVMGGSYSEVEDSTRDVLLEAAHFDAVSIARTARRHRVPSEASKRFERGTDPRLPAVAAQRAVDLLVEYGGGAADPAVFDFDAVAAPEAIVFAHEEAARLIGVEYSKERVREILEEIGCEVSEGASGAFEVVPPSWRPDLVGPAHLVEEIARLDGYDKIPSTLPAVPAGSGLSAAQKARRQVVSLLAQAGLVEVLSYPFVSDSFDKQGLPADSARRAAVTLRNPLADDAPVLRTSILDTLLETASRNAARGADRVAIFEAGLVALPEGTRPMGLLSAERRPSEEELEALRAATPSQPHRVGIVLAGRASGSAIVEQPRAWDWSDAVEFVHAAASVLGVRVETTRWWDPQPIALKGPAMPAPETDPARVAPWHPGRVARVFVRQGRELVDIAFAGELHPRVCRAFGLPVRSCAAEIDLDALIGAMAPQSIQVKPVSTFPLAKEDIALVVDAAIPVSRVEQVVRQGAGPLLEEVSLFDVYEGPGLGEGVRSLAFALKLRAPDRTLTAKESAQVRENVVKKAEKILGAKLRS, from the coding sequence ATGCCAATGGTTCCGATCAGCTGGCTTGCCGACCACGTCGAGGTGCCCGCGGGCATGGACGCGGCAGGACTCGCGGCCGCCCTCGTGAAGGTCGGCCTCGAGGAGGAGACGATCCACCCGGCCAAGGTGACCGGCCCGCTCGTCGTGGGCAGGGTCCTCACCCGGGTCGAGGAGACCGCCTCGAACGGGAAGACCGTCAACTACTGCCGCGTCGACGTCGGCGAGCACAACGACGCCCCCGGAACGGGCAAGGAGCCCTCGGAGCTGCCCAGCCGCGGCATCATCTGCGGCGCCCACAACTTCGAGGCGGGTGACCTCGTGGTCGTCTCCCTGCCGGGCGCGGTCCTGCCCGGAGGCTTCGCGATCGCGGCGCGCAAGACCTACGGCCACATCTCCGACGGCATGATCTGCTCGGCCCGAGAGCTCGGCCTCGGTGAGGATCACGACGGAATCATCGTCCTGGACCGGGTCTACCCCGATCGCGAGATCCCCGAGCCCGGTTCGGATCTTCTCGGCTTCCTCGGTCTGGGCGAGCAGACCCTGGAGATCAACATCACCCCGGATCGCGGCTACTGCTTCTCCATGCGCGGCGTCGCCCGGGAGTTCTCCCACTCGACCGGTGCGGCCTTCACGGATCCGGGTCTGCCCGGCGTCCTCGTGACGGACGTGCCCGAGGCGAATGCCGAGGGATTCCCCGTCGAGGTCGATGATGCCGCGCCGATCAAGGGCAGGCCCGGCGTCGACCGCTTCGTCACGCGCATCGTGCGCGGGATCGATCCCAAGGCCCCCACTCCGCGGTGGATGGTCGAGCGCCTCGAGGCCGCGGGCATGCGCTCGGTCTCGCTCGCCGTGGACGTGACGAACTACGTCATGCTCGACCTCGGCCAGCCGATGCACGCCTACGATCTGTCGGCGCTCGCCGCGCCGATCGTCGTGCGCCGTGCGAAAGCGGGGGAGAGGCTGCGCACCCTCGACGAGGTCGAGCGCGACCTCGATCCCGAGGACCTGCTCATCACGGATTCGCCCGAGGGCCCGGGCTCGCGGATCATCGGTCTGGCCGGAGTGATGGGCGGCTCCTACTCGGAGGTGGAGGATTCGACGCGCGACGTGCTCCTGGAGGCGGCCCACTTCGACGCGGTCTCGATCGCGCGCACGGCGCGCCGTCACCGCGTGCCCTCGGAGGCCTCCAAGCGTTTCGAGCGCGGGACCGATCCGCGTCTCCCCGCGGTCGCGGCGCAGCGCGCGGTCGATCTCCTCGTCGAATACGGAGGGGGCGCGGCTGATCCGGCGGTCTTCGACTTCGACGCCGTTGCCGCTCCCGAGGCGATCGTCTTCGCCCACGAGGAGGCCGCGCGTCTCATCGGTGTGGAGTACTCGAAGGAGCGCGTGCGCGAGATCCTCGAAGAGATCGGTTGCGAGGTGAGCGAGGGCGCTTCGGGCGCATTCGAGGTCGTCCCCCCGAGCTGGCGCCCCGATCTCGTGGGTCCGGCGCATCTCGTCGAGGAGATCGCGCGCCTCGACGGTTACGACAAGATCCCCTCGACGCTTCCCGCGGTCCCGGCGGGCTCCGGTCTGAGCGCGGCTCAGAAGGCGCGCCGTCAGGTCGTCTCCTTGCTCGCCCAGGCGGGCCTCGTCGAGGTCCTGTCCTATCCCTTCGTCTCGGATTCCTTCGACAAGCAGGGGCTCCCTGCGGATTCGGCGCGTCGGGCGGCTGTGACGCTGCGCAATCCGCTGGCCGACGATGCGCCGGTGCTGCGCACCTCGATCCTGGACACCCTGCTCGAGACCGCGAGCCGGAATGCGGCGCGCGGGGCCGACCGGGTCGCGATCTTCGAGGCGGGGCTGGTCGCCCTTCCCGAGGGCACGCGTCCGATGGGGCTGCTGTCCGCTGAGCGGCGTCCGAGCGAGGAGGAGCTGGAGGCGCTGCGCGCCGCGACGCCCTCTCAGCCCCACCGCGTCGGCATCGTCCTGGCCGGTCGGGCCTCGGGTTCTGCGATCGTCGAGCAGCCGCGGGCCTGGGACTGGTCCGATGCCGTCGAGTTCGTTCACGCCGCCGCTTCGGTCCTGGGCGTGCGCGTGGAGACGACCCGCTGGTGGGATCCGCAGCCGATCGCGCTCAAGGGCCCTGCGATGCCCGCTCCGGAAACGGATCCGGCTCGGGTCGCGCCCTGGCACCCGGGGCGCGTCGCCCGGGTATTCGTCCGCCAGGGCCGCGAACTCGTCGATATCGCCTTCGCGGGCGAATTGCACCCCAGGGTCTGCCGCGCCTTCGGTCTGCCTGTGCGCTCATGCGCGGCCGAGATCGACCTCGATGCGCTCATCGGAGCGATGGCGCCCCAGTCGATCCAGGTGAAGCCGGTTTCGACCTTCCCCCTGGCGAAGGAGGACATCGCCCTCGTCGTCGATGCCGCGATCCCGGTCTCGCGGGTGGAGCAGGTCGTACGGCAGGGCGCGGGTCCTCTTCTCGAGGAGGTGTCGCTCTTCGACGTGTACGAGGGCCCGGGGCTGGGCGAGGGGGTGCGCTCCTTGGCCTTCGCGCTCAAGCTCCGGGCTCCTGATCGCACGCTGACGGCGAAGGAATCGGCTCAGGTGCGCGAGAACGTCGTGAAGAAGGCGGAGAAGATCCTCGGGGCGAAGCTGCGTTCCTGA
- a CDS encoding GNAT family N-acetyltransferase, with the protein MSTANHPWRIRRARAGDARAVARIYAPYVERTAITFDESAPAEEDFARKIASTGRVHPFLVAEDDSGEVVGYAYASAFKERAAYAHSVEVSVYCDMASRGRGLGSALYAALEGVLRIQGVYNANACITAPAGPDDRVDDASLRFHSSRGYRMVGTFHSCGYKFNRWYDVAWMEKMLGEHPGVPAPFRPMSSLGADEVDEAISHSR; encoded by the coding sequence TTGTCCACTGCGAATCACCCGTGGAGGATCCGGCGGGCGCGGGCCGGTGATGCGCGGGCCGTGGCGCGGATCTACGCGCCCTACGTCGAGCGCACGGCGATCACCTTCGATGAGTCCGCGCCCGCCGAAGAGGACTTCGCGCGGAAGATCGCGTCCACGGGGCGGGTCCATCCCTTCCTCGTCGCCGAGGACGACTCGGGGGAGGTCGTCGGCTACGCCTACGCATCGGCCTTCAAGGAGCGCGCCGCCTACGCGCATTCGGTCGAGGTGAGCGTCTACTGCGACATGGCGTCCAGGGGGCGGGGGCTCGGTTCCGCCCTGTACGCGGCCCTGGAGGGGGTCTTGAGGATTCAGGGCGTCTACAACGCGAACGCCTGCATCACCGCCCCGGCCGGGCCCGATGATCGTGTCGATGACGCTTCGCTGCGCTTTCACAGCAGTCGGGGGTACCGCATGGTCGGCACGTTCCACTCGTGCGGCTACAAGTTCAACCGCTGGTACGACGTCGCGTGGATGGAGAAGATGCTCGGCGAGCATCCGGGGGTTCCCGCGCCCTTCCGCCCGATGTCCTCATTGGGGGCGGATGAGGTGGATGAGGCGATCTCGCATTCGCGTTAG
- a CDS encoding flavodoxin domain-containing protein: MHILVTASSKHGSTEAVANAIALRLREAGHAVDRRAPEDVATLDGFDAVVCGSAVYILQWMKEAREFIERFSAELSQMPVWAFSVGMSGVPKHAPQDPSRIGPLSTHVPGTQTRFFAGRYDPALLTLRERSVARLAGVVEGDFRDWDAVGAWADSIAGELAAR, translated from the coding sequence ATGCACATCCTCGTCACCGCCTCTTCCAAGCACGGTTCCACCGAAGCGGTCGCGAATGCGATCGCGTTGCGTCTGAGGGAAGCCGGACATGCGGTTGATCGCCGCGCTCCCGAAGACGTCGCGACTCTTGACGGTTTCGACGCGGTGGTGTGCGGTTCGGCGGTGTACATCCTCCAGTGGATGAAGGAGGCGCGCGAGTTCATCGAGCGCTTCTCCGCTGAGCTTTCGCAGATGCCGGTCTGGGCCTTCTCCGTCGGGATGAGCGGGGTTCCCAAGCACGCCCCGCAGGATCCGAGCCGCATCGGCCCGCTGTCGACGCACGTTCCGGGTACGCAGACCCGTTTCTTCGCGGGGCGCTACGACCCGGCGCTCCTCACTTTGCGCGAGCGCTCCGTCGCGCGCCTGGCCGGCGTCGTCGAGGGCGACTTTAGGGATTGGGACGCCGTCGGCGCCTGGGCCGATTCGATCGCCGGGGAGCTCGCCGCTCGTTGA
- the argC gene encoding N-acetyl-gamma-glutamyl-phosphate reductase, which translates to MKLRAAIAGASGYAGGEVARLLAAHPNIEVATVTAASSAGRRLGEFHPHIGPLADRIIRETSVASLAGHDLIVLALPHGHSGALAARLEEAGEKALILDCAADHRLTDPAAWTAYYGSDFSPAWTYGMPELLHEGESRAAAQRALLSESTRIAVPGCNVTAVTLALQPAVHAGLVDPSRIVATLAVGYSGAGKSLKPHLLASEALGNMAPYAVGGTHRHIPEIIQNLAVCGADASATGITFTPVLVPASRGILATVVAPLAPGVGSDGVASAYDVYDDEALISLMPHGAWPTTAPVTGTGLARVSAVIDERAGSLVAIAAIDNLGKGTAAAAVQSANIALGLDEYAGIPMIGVAP; encoded by the coding sequence ATGAAGTTGAGAGCAGCGATCGCGGGCGCCTCCGGCTACGCGGGCGGGGAAGTCGCCCGCCTCCTCGCCGCGCACCCGAACATCGAAGTCGCAACGGTGACCGCGGCGAGCTCGGCGGGAAGAAGACTCGGCGAGTTCCACCCCCACATCGGCCCCCTCGCCGATCGGATCATCCGAGAGACGAGCGTCGCCAGCCTCGCAGGGCACGACCTCATCGTCCTGGCGCTTCCCCACGGGCACTCCGGCGCTCTCGCCGCCCGGCTCGAAGAAGCGGGGGAGAAGGCCCTCATCCTCGACTGCGCGGCCGACCATCGCCTCACCGACCCGGCTGCCTGGACGGCCTACTACGGCTCGGACTTCTCCCCGGCCTGGACCTACGGCATGCCCGAGCTGCTCCACGAGGGCGAGTCCCGCGCCGCGGCCCAACGCGCCCTCCTCTCGGAATCGACGCGGATCGCCGTGCCGGGCTGCAACGTGACCGCAGTGACGCTGGCGCTCCAGCCCGCCGTCCACGCCGGACTCGTCGACCCCTCCCGCATCGTCGCAACCCTCGCCGTCGGCTACTCCGGTGCGGGCAAGTCCCTCAAACCCCACCTTCTCGCCTCCGAGGCCCTGGGCAACATGGCCCCTTACGCGGTCGGAGGAACGCACCGCCACATTCCGGAGATCATCCAGAACCTGGCCGTGTGCGGAGCAGACGCCTCCGCCACGGGCATCACCTTCACCCCCGTCCTCGTTCCCGCCTCCCGCGGAATCCTCGCGACCGTCGTCGCGCCCCTGGCCCCCGGCGTCGGAAGCGATGGCGTGGCGAGCGCCTACGACGTCTACGACGATGAAGCCCTCATCTCGCTCATGCCGCACGGAGCATGGCCGACCACGGCACCGGTCACCGGCACGGGCCTCGCCCGGGTCAGCGCCGTCATCGATGAACGGGCGGGAAGCCTCGTCGCCATCGCGGCCATCGACAACCTCGGCAAGGGGACCGCCGCTGCGGCGGTACAAAGCGCAAACATCGCCCTCGGCCTCGACGAGTACGCGGGCATCCCGATGATCGGAGTAGCACCATGA
- the ppgK gene encoding polyphosphate--glucose phosphotransferase yields MAQVACGIDIGGSGVKSALVDLETGEFVGERIRIETPKPATPDAVAEVCRQLLERLEVGPETPVGIAFPAPVIHGVVPFIANLDPSWAGINVNELMERHLGRRVVPLNDADAAGIAEVAYGAAKGVDGLVILTTQGTGIGSAVIMNGVLVPNTELGHLEIDGYDAEKRASSGQKTLQDLSWKKWAKRLQRYYSHVEMLFSPDLFVVGGGVSKNHEKFMPLLDLKTPMVPAKLFNTAGIVGAASFAAQQADSAEG; encoded by the coding sequence ATGGCACAGGTGGCATGCGGGATCGATATCGGCGGATCGGGAGTGAAGTCGGCGCTGGTCGACCTCGAGACCGGAGAATTCGTCGGCGAGAGGATCCGAATCGAAACTCCCAAGCCCGCGACCCCCGACGCGGTCGCCGAGGTGTGCCGTCAGCTCCTCGAGCGGCTCGAAGTCGGCCCTGAGACCCCCGTCGGCATCGCCTTCCCGGCCCCCGTCATCCACGGCGTCGTCCCCTTCATCGCGAACCTCGACCCGTCCTGGGCGGGGATCAACGTCAATGAGCTCATGGAGCGCCATCTCGGGCGCAGAGTCGTCCCCCTCAACGACGCCGACGCCGCAGGCATCGCCGAGGTCGCCTACGGCGCCGCCAAGGGCGTCGACGGGCTCGTCATCCTCACGACCCAGGGCACGGGCATCGGTTCGGCCGTCATCATGAACGGGGTCCTCGTTCCCAACACGGAGCTCGGTCACCTCGAGATCGACGGCTACGATGCGGAGAAGCGGGCCTCCTCGGGTCAGAAGACCCTTCAGGACCTCTCGTGGAAGAAATGGGCGAAGCGCCTCCAGCGCTACTACAGCCACGTCGAGATGCTCTTCTCCCCCGACCTCTTCGTCGTCGGCGGCGGCGTGTCGAAGAACCACGAGAAGTTCATGCCGCTCCTCGACCTCAAGACCCCGATGGTGCCCGCGAAGCTCTTCAACACGGCCGGCATCGTCGGCGCCGCGAGCTTCGCGGCTCAGCAGGCCGATTCGGCGGAGGGCTGA
- the map gene encoding type I methionyl aminopeptidase, which yields MTHAADLAARAPLGDLRPGRISPMRTVPEHIDRPEYMFHSGPEVVTASDVKNAETVERIRRAGRIAAQALEVVGAAVAPGVTTDELDRIGHEFLIDSGAYPSCLGYMGFPKSLCTSINEVICHGIPDDRPLEDGDIVNVDITAYVDGVHGDTCAMFGVGDIDEESRLLIERTKEAMMRGIKAVGPGREINVIGRVIERYAKRFEYGVVRDYTGHGVGEAFHSGLIIPHYDAAPAYSTVMEPGMVFTIEPMLTLGGIDWEQWDDEWTVVTADRSRTAQFEHTIVVTEEGAEILTLA from the coding sequence ATGACACATGCCGCTGATCTCGCCGCCCGCGCCCCCCTGGGCGATCTTCGCCCCGGCCGCATTTCACCGATGCGCACCGTACCCGAGCACATCGATCGCCCCGAGTACATGTTCCACTCGGGGCCCGAAGTGGTGACGGCCTCCGATGTCAAAAACGCCGAGACCGTTGAGAGGATCCGCAGGGCCGGAAGGATCGCCGCCCAGGCGCTCGAAGTCGTGGGAGCCGCGGTCGCTCCCGGTGTCACGACCGATGAGCTCGACCGCATCGGACACGAGTTCCTCATCGACAGCGGCGCATACCCCTCGTGCCTGGGCTACATGGGATTCCCGAAGTCCCTGTGCACCTCGATCAACGAGGTCATCTGCCACGGCATCCCCGACGACCGGCCGCTCGAGGACGGCGACATCGTCAACGTCGACATCACCGCCTACGTCGACGGCGTGCACGGCGATACCTGCGCAATGTTCGGAGTCGGCGACATCGACGAGGAGTCCCGCCTGCTCATCGAACGGACGAAGGAGGCGATGATGCGCGGGATCAAGGCCGTCGGCCCGGGCCGCGAGATCAACGTCATCGGACGCGTCATCGAGCGCTACGCCAAGCGCTTCGAATACGGCGTCGTCCGCGACTACACGGGGCACGGGGTCGGCGAGGCCTTCCACTCGGGCCTCATCATCCCCCACTACGACGCGGCTCCCGCCTATTCGACCGTCATGGAGCCGGGAATGGTCTTCACCATCGAGCCGATGCTCACCCTCGGCGGGATCGACTGGGAGCAGTGGGATGACGAGTGGACGGTCGTCACCGCTGATCGTTCGCGCACCGCGCAGTTCGAGCACACGATCGTCGTGACCGAAGAGGGAGCGGAGATCCTGACCCTGGCATGA
- the acnA gene encoding aconitate hydratase AcnA: MTSIDTFGARAELAVGERTYTYYRLDALSGLDALPYSLKVLAENLLRTEDGANITRAHIEALANWDPASEPDTEIQFTPARVIMQDFTGVPCIVDLATMREAVAELGGDPSLINPLAPAEMVIDHSVQIDVAGSADAFGANIAREYERNGERYQFLRWGQGAFDNFKVVPPSTGIVHQVNIEHLARTVFTRTEADGSVTAYPDTCVGTDSHTTMVNGLGVLGWGVGGIEAEAAMLGQPVSMLIPRVVGFKLTGAIPAGATATDVVLTITQMLRAHGVVGKFVEFYGEGVGAVPLANRATIGNMSPEFGSTAAIFPIDAVTLDYLRLTGRSEERIALVEAYAKAQGLWHDASREAVYSEYLELDLSTVVPSIAGPKRPQDRIELANSKSSFKETIGAYAPGGEREDVPVTLASGTATRLNHGDVAIASITSCTNTSNPSVMMAAGLLARNAVARGLTSKPWVKTSMAPGSKVVTDYYEKAGLWDDLNALGFNLVGYGCATCIGNSGPLPAEISAAVNENDLAVVSVLSGNRNFEGRINPDVKMNYLASPPLVIAYAIAGTMDFDFEKEPLGIDPADGSEVYLRDIWPTPEDVQSTIDASIDRSMFENDYADVFAGDERWRSLATPEGDTFAWDADSTYVRKPPYFEGMGLEASPVEDIRGARVLLKLGDSVTTDHISPAGAFKPETPAGRYLLAHGVERKDFNSYGSRRGNHEVMIRGTFANIRIRNEMLPGVEGGFTKNFTREGAPVSTVYDASVDYLAAGVPLVVLGGKEYGSGSSRDWAAKGTSLLGVKAVIAESFERIHRSNLIGMGVLPLQFPEGETRDSLGLTGDEVFDIEGIARLNEGETPKTLRVTATREDGTGVVFEALVRIDTPGEADYYRNGGILQYVLRDLAARA, encoded by the coding sequence ATGACGAGCATCGACACCTTCGGCGCGCGCGCCGAACTCGCAGTGGGCGAGCGCACGTACACCTACTACCGACTCGACGCCCTCAGCGGCCTCGACGCCCTTCCCTACTCGCTCAAGGTCCTCGCCGAGAACCTCTTGCGCACCGAGGACGGGGCGAACATCACGCGCGCGCACATCGAGGCGCTGGCGAACTGGGATCCGGCCTCCGAACCGGACACCGAGATCCAGTTCACCCCCGCCCGCGTCATCATGCAGGACTTCACCGGGGTCCCCTGCATCGTCGACCTCGCGACCATGCGCGAGGCCGTCGCCGAGCTCGGCGGCGACCCCTCGCTCATCAACCCCTTGGCGCCGGCGGAGATGGTCATCGACCACTCCGTCCAGATCGATGTCGCGGGCAGCGCCGACGCCTTCGGGGCGAACATCGCGCGCGAGTACGAGCGCAACGGCGAGCGCTACCAGTTCCTCCGCTGGGGCCAGGGCGCCTTCGACAATTTCAAGGTCGTGCCGCCCTCGACCGGCATCGTCCACCAGGTGAACATCGAGCATCTGGCCCGGACCGTCTTCACGAGGACCGAGGCCGACGGATCGGTCACCGCCTACCCCGACACCTGCGTCGGCACGGACTCGCACACCACGATGGTGAACGGCCTCGGCGTCCTCGGTTGGGGAGTGGGCGGCATCGAGGCCGAGGCCGCGATGCTCGGACAGCCCGTGTCCATGCTCATCCCCCGGGTCGTCGGCTTCAAGCTCACCGGGGCGATCCCCGCGGGCGCGACCGCGACCGATGTGGTCCTCACCATCACGCAGATGCTCCGCGCCCACGGCGTCGTCGGCAAGTTCGTCGAATTCTACGGCGAGGGCGTCGGCGCGGTCCCTCTGGCCAACCGCGCGACGATCGGCAACATGTCGCCCGAGTTCGGCTCGACGGCGGCCATCTTCCCGATCGATGCCGTCACCCTCGACTACCTGCGCCTGACCGGGCGCTCCGAGGAACGGATCGCTCTGGTCGAGGCCTATGCCAAGGCTCAGGGCCTCTGGCACGACGCCTCGCGCGAGGCCGTCTACTCCGAGTACCTCGAACTCGACCTGTCGACCGTCGTCCCCTCGATCGCGGGCCCCAAGCGCCCGCAGGACCGGATCGAGCTCGCGAACTCCAAGTCCTCCTTCAAGGAGACGATCGGCGCCTACGCGCCCGGCGGCGAGCGCGAGGACGTGCCCGTGACCCTCGCGAGCGGCACGGCGACCCGCCTCAACCACGGCGATGTCGCGATCGCCTCGATCACCTCGTGCACGAACACCTCCAACCCCTCGGTGATGATGGCCGCGGGACTCCTCGCGCGCAACGCCGTCGCCCGCGGGCTCACCTCGAAGCCCTGGGTGAAGACCTCCATGGCTCCCGGATCGAAAGTCGTGACCGACTACTACGAGAAGGCCGGCCTGTGGGACGACCTCAACGCCCTGGGCTTCAACCTCGTCGGCTACGGCTGCGCGACCTGCATCGGCAACTCCGGTCCGCTTCCGGCCGAGATCTCCGCAGCGGTCAATGAGAACGACCTCGCCGTCGTCTCGGTCCTGTCGGGCAACCGCAACTTCGAGGGGCGCATCAACCCCGATGTCAAGATGAACTACCTCGCCTCGCCGCCGCTCGTCATCGCTTACGCGATCGCCGGCACCATGGACTTCGATTTCGAGAAGGAGCCCCTGGGGATCGACCCCGCGGACGGGTCCGAGGTCTACCTGCGCGACATCTGGCCGACGCCCGAAGACGTCCAGTCGACCATCGACGCCTCCATCGACCGTTCGATGTTCGAGAACGACTACGCGGACGTCTTCGCCGGGGATGAGCGCTGGCGCTCCCTGGCGACCCCCGAGGGCGACACCTTCGCCTGGGACGCCGATTCGACCTACGTGCGCAAGCCCCCGTACTTCGAGGGGATGGGGCTCGAGGCGTCGCCGGTCGAGGACATCCGCGGTGCGAGGGTCCTGCTCAAGCTCGGCGATTCGGTGACGACCGATCACATCTCCCCGGCGGGCGCTTTCAAGCCGGAAACCCCGGCGGGGCGCTACCTGCTGGCGCACGGGGTCGAACGCAAGGATTTCAACTCCTACGGTTCGCGCCGCGGCAACCACGAGGTGATGATCCGCGGCACCTTCGCCAACATCCGCATCCGCAACGAGATGCTCCCCGGGGTCGAGGGCGGTTTCACGAAGAACTTCACCCGCGAGGGCGCTCCCGTCTCCACGGTCTACGACGCTTCCGTCGACTACCTCGCGGCGGGCGTCCCGCTCGTGGTGCTCGGCGGCAAGGAGTACGGCTCGGGGTCCTCGCGGGACTGGGCCGCGAAGGGCACCTCGCTGCTGGGCGTCAAGGCCGTCATCGCCGAGTCCTTCGAGCGCATCCACCGTTCGAACCTGATCGGCATGGGCGTCCTGCCGCTCCAGTTCCCCGAGGGCGAGACCCGTGATTCGCTCGGCCTGACGGGCGACGAGGTCTTCGACATCGAGGGCATCGCGCGGCTGAACGAGGGCGAAACCCCGAAGACGCTGAGGGTGACGGCGACGCGCGAGGACGGGACCGGCGTCGTCTTCGAGGCGCTCGTGCGGATCGACACCCCCGGAGAGGCCGACTACTACCGCAACGGCGGCATCCTCCAGTACGTCTTGAGGGATCTCGCCGCGCGGGCCTGA
- the pheS gene encoding phenylalanine--tRNA ligase subunit alpha: MAQDAPDLNPLDAGAVDELVARALADIDAAEDLEALKTVKLSVLGEKAPLVMANRTIGSLEPKDRGTAGKNLGAARSRLSTALAAREEVLEAEHEARVLVEEAVDVTARGARSVVGARHPINTLIEEIEDFFTSMGWGIVEGPEIEHEWFNFDSLNFDIDHPARQMQDTLYVDGRSVGARDAQEARLVMRTHTSPVQARALLERGVPLYVACPGKVFRADALDATHTPVFHQVEGLAVDKGLTMADLKGVLDHFARAMFGPGARARLRPSFFPFTEPSAELDIWFPQKKGGAGWIEVGGCGMVNPNVLRATGIDPEVYSGFAFGMGIERTLMLRHGIADMHDIVEGDVRFSQQFGLNGRGH, encoded by the coding sequence ATGGCCCAGGACGCCCCTGACCTCAATCCCCTTGATGCGGGAGCCGTGGACGAGCTCGTCGCCCGAGCCCTGGCGGATATCGATGCCGCCGAGGATCTCGAGGCCCTCAAGACCGTGAAGCTGTCGGTCTTGGGGGAGAAGGCGCCGCTGGTGATGGCCAATAGGACCATCGGATCCCTGGAGCCGAAGGACCGCGGAACGGCGGGGAAGAACCTCGGCGCCGCCCGCTCGCGCCTGTCGACCGCGCTCGCCGCCCGCGAGGAGGTCCTCGAGGCCGAGCACGAGGCCCGAGTCCTCGTCGAGGAGGCGGTGGACGTCACCGCCCGGGGCGCGCGATCCGTCGTCGGGGCCCGTCATCCGATCAACACGCTCATCGAGGAGATCGAGGACTTCTTCACCTCGATGGGCTGGGGGATCGTCGAAGGCCCCGAGATCGAGCATGAATGGTTCAACTTCGATTCCCTGAACTTCGACATCGACCACCCGGCCCGTCAGATGCAGGACACCCTGTACGTCGACGGCCGCTCGGTGGGCGCGCGGGATGCGCAGGAGGCGCGACTCGTCATGAGGACGCACACCTCCCCGGTCCAGGCCAGGGCCCTCCTCGAGCGCGGCGTCCCGCTCTACGTCGCCTGCCCGGGCAAGGTCTTCCGCGCCGACGCCCTCGACGCCACGCATACGCCCGTCTTCCACCAGGTCGAGGGCCTCGCGGTGGACAAGGGGCTGACGATGGCGGACCTCAAGGGCGTCCTCGACCATTTCGCGCGGGCGATGTTCGGACCCGGGGCGAGGGCGCGGCTGCGCCCCTCCTTCTTCCCCTTCACCGAGCCGAGCGCCGAACTCGACATCTGGTTCCCCCAGAAGAAGGGCGGCGCCGGCTGGATCGAGGTGGGCGGCTGCGGCATGGTGAACCCCAATGTCCTGCGCGCAACGGGAATCGACCCGGAGGTCTACTCGGGATTCGCCTTCGGCATGGGCATCGAGCGCACGCTCATGCTGCGCCACGGGATCGCGGACATGCACGACATCGTCGAGGGCGATGTGCGCTTCTCCCAGCAGTTCGGACTCAACGGAAGGGGACACTGA